TTCGCTGCTACTAAAACTGCTGTCAGCGAGCAAAAAGAACGTTCCCCCGGCTGGCGGCGCATAGTTGCTGGAAGGAAGCGAATCGTCAGCATTAACAAGCCCCGTCCCCATAAGAGACAGGCTCAAGCACGCTGCTATCGCGCCAGAAAATTTAAACGATAAATGCCAATGAAATTGGGATTGGAATCGTTGGGTATCCATCGGGTGTCCTTCCATGTCATAAGTTGTTGCAGACTGACTGCGCGCATTCCGTTGTCAGTTTTCGTGGCGCTTCCGGTGTGGTAGATGACGTAACGCCCCATCCAGACCATTAAGTGCTGGGCATCGCCCTGATCGAAAAAAATCATATCGCCAGGCAGTGCCTGGTTTATGTCCTGGCCAATAAACTGGCTGTTGTACTGAATCAAATTAATCGCGGTTACGTAGGGGCCGGTTTTCCCGTTCCCCTGATTCCAGTTTTGTGCCAGTTGTCGTTGCTCAGATGTTAGCGTCATTTCTGGCGGTAGATACTGGTTTGACAGACCGTTACTTTTTAGCCATTTGCTATCGTGAACTTTCAGCGACTCGTTCGCTGCAAAGCGCACCAGACCTGCGCAATCCTGTTGATACCAACGTGGGCTTGGCCCCTGGCGTAGCTGTTCCTGCGCAATGCGCACAAACCAGGCACGAAACAGCCCCGATTGTTCGACATTCAGCATTTCACTCTGAACGCAAAAACAACACAGCCAGCAAATCAGTGCCAGCAGTCCACGCCTCATAATGGCTGCCAGTTGATTGGTAACCATTGCCAGGCGGCGCCCGGTTTCATCTGGTCCAGCTTCATGACATAACGAGGCTGTTGCGATAAAGCGTCCAGTTTCGGCATTAATAAAGTTTGTGCGGCGT
The DNA window shown above is from Escherichia sp. E4742 and carries:
- a CDS encoding DUF1175 domain-containing protein — translated: MRRGLLALICWLCCFCVQSEMLNVEQSGLFRAWFVRIAQEQLRQGPSPRWYQQDCAGLVRFAANESLKVHDSKWLKSNGLSNQYLPPEMTLTSEQRQLAQNWNQGNGKTGPYVTAINLIQYNSQFIGQDINQALPGDMIFFDQGDAQHLMVWMGRYVIYHTGSATKTDNGMRAVSLQQLMTWKDTRWIPNDSNPNFIGIYRLNFLAR